A genomic window from Phycisphaerales bacterium includes:
- a CDS encoding filamentous hemagglutinin N-terminal domain-containing protein: MAQVNGRRQGGTQQAAALVRAAEWVSGGNLLGVGKFAGWTRALGGILVAAACTPALAGPEGAQVVRGQVDITRNGAETLIRAGNNSIINYKSFNIGANESVRFIQPSSTSRVLNRITTAAPTRIDGSITANGRVYIVNPAGVIFGNGARVDVNALYAAGGKLSNADFLAGRDNFTNLTGRVENQGTITVQKFAGLVGEQVFNSGTINAPRGTVVMASGSDVMIGERTGNVYVKIKAPTGDVKAGTGTANTGVVNAAGGRVIMGAGDIYSIAVRAAGSVKANDISVQASGGNVEVAGTLDASNARGNGGSIEVLGERVSLVNAKLNATGQTGGGQVHVGGDYQGLGDRERAKVVTVDAGSTIDVSATEKGNGGTAIVWSDNYTQFHGTGLARGGAMGGDGGLIETSSKDVVSLDPAKIDAGSIDGNGGTWLIDPRNVTISSGATTEMTPSGGSPNTFTPTTTGASSNVNVADIQTSLNGGTSVIVTTAQAGVADAGNITVQNSITKSAGGNATLTLRAQNDITIDAGVTISATAGQLGVTLEANSATGDTASGTGSVFLNGTINTNGGAFSSSGVGFTQSGTGVITAGGGVTINHTGAVALGGAITGGAVDVNAGAGGISLAGNVITSGDSVRFQDAVTLTGSASIDTTGSSSAAGANITFDSTIEGTTAGAENLTLNAGTGGDITLTGAAGGTTRLGAVAITNADDVTAAGLRSTTLTQTAGGGTTTLGGAVDTAGAIGLTATNITVNGDVTSAAGGISLVAGTALNITNKVTATTGDITATATTGTLTVNSTGAETGELDAAAGDTTLVTNTLTMTGEGGEFQVSGGGDVNIRSADNRGIRIGGGGGGFMNIAAATLENRIETVGGRVITLGNNSTSAIEVDEDLSIGNGLALRSAGDITWKDGGPDAPTVQALSLDVRSGMDGTGNIVFEDDADVLTDSASFQAGSLNGTNNAATFTGVNFLALRRIANTDAPASVVWASDAAITATQLPVLTVPAGGITYSIRSFGSTVTIGTAARINGTDLTIQGAGAGTDITTDVSLRSLTLNGTGVFDAVTTTSGGINAAGNATFSGAVSAAGAIAVSGSFDAVFSSTVTTTGGGISIGDDVNFGGAVSITGGNFQSGGDASIAAGLTTDGTATVGGSITRLTGTLRTDSGAVSVTGSVAVNGTGAIDTTNAGGSAGANVQLGSTLDGTAGGAADHLTVTAGTGNFTVTGASGAGQVLGDVLIESANDVSMGTVNAASLIQNNSGGQTTIGNITTTGAVRFGTVGTPLNDVTLGSVNASSLQAIVGNLNTVNLGGPVTLTGSFIHSGGQLNLSGNISTTTGFIQSTNLRLIGGSAITLTASSNSTGIVLSAADLNGQNLTLVGDRVHFNGAANSIGGAGILTMRPVLNTDGITIGADDGTANILFVTGLAPLAATLTEVHFGNSTGGAHTINVPASTFLPDVTFFGNTVNVNGDLSTAGQAITIDADVSLASGVTIATDVGDAAGAAINITGDITRTNVAGGLTLSAGTDGDIDLDGDAGTSGAALANFTVTTADVVSANDVFATTISQAAANTATYGSLTGGAGGITLVGGAMNLGGAATSGGGAMQVTNSGLLTVSGSIALDGAFLQDGAGATSLTSAGAFTVSTTDDAITFTSGVSVNGTSVAFDAGSGTVTVGSTLTVGGGASFTVSADEIDFNGGANSVSGTGRLVLQPGTDGIDVEVGSALDQAGRLDLSLADLDALDNQFTSGVGAANTAIIIGRATGTQNINVNAGTFDNDVFFRGSGTGSVAFLGPVTGAGSLRADAGDITLGGDLAANGTLALVGDVLLTGNSTLTTSNDLIVLTGAVDAQTAGVQGLDIDAGSADVELNADVGATTRLGLFRVLGGHTKYGQSITVNAEGVLFDGLITATGSSGNRDLTIDSGAGNLTLLQNVNAVNGAVDLTGAVITTVGSITGGDINATGTTLNIGALVASGHVTLTGDVVNQDGAVTSDSYVASSQGAIVVSDDITATAVDGIRILSGLGGAGDLSFGATGVTLTSNTIELAAGDGTGAAVVNVRGNSPTFAGNSGSVSSFEVRQDGSISGTDLAEITQFTGGIAGMSYILNAVNGSLVIADSGSAANVAGSRLDLSALDNVVTGGIGISTDLTLEALQLRSVVTYGGATVAASDTIVHDGDVIIDGGVVFRAGDLDFTGAVTGLGANSTLDIETFAAGRDIFLGGDGTETGSGGTQALHLTASEIDLFADGLTGIRIGGASNNGTITVKSDVTFKDALTLRASAAGGSVEIEQTLKNTTSDGSVTILGSGSTTTISGSIVTQGQAITINDRVVVDGSALLDTTDAGAFATGADVSVGFDAGTGDAIADAINGQAAGADLAVRAGTSGVVRLARVGDTQHLDDLSINGAQIHLSSVATDGDQAYTGEVHLSELLRSHVAGSIVITGDLVVAGNSTIRTAGDNATDDITITGTVNADDAASNRDLTIAVGAVNQDNVQGQVSIGGAIGGVQALNDLVVSGDGTTLLRATTTGVQTYFGATQIAGNMSGSRIDFNDALTLAANVVLTASNTDSDAEQVEIETVNSFGGARTLTINALNTRINGDVGAVSKLASLTTDSSGRTRIGSAQVRTTGAQAYLDAVQLNNNVTMTTDAGSVRFASTIVSFGENRDLTVNTGGTSATQFEGLIGGTTDGEKLRNLTTNADGSVAFSANVRTTGAQTYDDATLLNANVSMSGASFEFASINSEALGARSLSITSTGSVIVNGAIGQGAPDTALGSLTINGGNMSFGGVTVNNAVALTSTGNIAHNGDVHASTYTASATTLDLLKIITSGNQTITGGVTLNDDLTATGAGSITLNGAVTLDDDVVITTNNQALSVSGAVNGAKALTVNVGTSTANFAADIGGTTALTSLNVTASSTTTRAVGTVGAQSYSGGLTTGFNHTTTGAGDITITGVLTLTGDAVFTTANGNLLYNGGVSGGESLTSHAGGAGKFSRFSGANAFQKLITEGQARIATTAISASEEMDFKNGVVLETSTTLTAPKATFRSVIDGAGMNLTMNVSGLTDFQGVVGGAGALGSITTDASGSTRLAANATTASGMVFNDAVTVGADIELRGGTGSLRFGKTIDSTSGTPFSLALFSDASANGTLANTPFVFGGSIGNASASTRLKSLTLSFQTDGNNVNKGAPLGATAFFATLNGDGTVAKGTDFRINTTQGFTMKPGQKLTSLGNLFINATNTGTVTLGDLTALGNITVTAGTVNIQLRGGSAVKNNPNDLGVDLVATGDISFGGVIPTLLNRSGLTEKERVSFANNSGVFNILTGAATDQFLFLKKANPVVENSFKDGGSFAPLDLTATGVSGVNAATIIAGAIPRDTETREVATPVTVSAALRKDLELMGMGIKDLEIEDLVEFLVGRAFYRDVPLTARPEPKDYRVTVNRLSTPSVQAAVDAYKKLVFLPGDINRTEAIRDSIALAWDAYTQQAQNPDGLGFREYLETKAASGGTGEAEALQFLNDTRMVFEKLDELGLSPAESNIPKMKLLGDIRPPAMDEGQISTAVLGMQLSSR; encoded by the coding sequence ATGGCGCAGGTGAATGGTCGTCGTCAGGGTGGTACGCAGCAGGCCGCGGCTCTGGTGAGGGCGGCGGAGTGGGTGAGCGGCGGCAACCTCCTCGGGGTGGGGAAATTTGCAGGCTGGACGCGGGCGCTAGGCGGAATTCTCGTTGCCGCCGCATGCACCCCTGCGCTGGCGGGGCCCGAGGGGGCCCAGGTTGTCCGCGGGCAGGTGGACATCACCCGCAACGGCGCTGAGACGCTGATCCGCGCCGGCAACAACAGCATCATCAACTACAAGAGCTTCAACATCGGGGCCAACGAGTCGGTGCGGTTCATCCAGCCGAGCTCGACCTCGCGGGTGCTGAACCGGATCACCACGGCCGCGCCGACGCGGATCGACGGCTCGATCACCGCCAATGGGCGGGTGTACATCGTGAACCCCGCGGGCGTGATCTTCGGCAACGGGGCGCGGGTGGATGTGAACGCGCTGTACGCGGCGGGCGGCAAGCTGAGCAACGCCGACTTCCTGGCCGGGCGCGACAACTTCACGAACCTGACGGGCCGGGTGGAGAACCAGGGCACGATCACGGTGCAGAAGTTCGCCGGGCTGGTGGGTGAGCAGGTGTTCAACTCGGGGACGATCAACGCCCCGCGCGGGACGGTGGTCATGGCGTCGGGCAGCGACGTGATGATCGGCGAGCGCACGGGCAACGTGTACGTGAAGATCAAGGCGCCGACGGGGGATGTGAAGGCGGGCACGGGCACGGCCAACACGGGCGTGGTGAACGCGGCGGGCGGGCGCGTGATCATGGGCGCGGGCGATATTTACTCCATCGCGGTGCGAGCGGCGGGGTCGGTGAAGGCCAACGACATCAGCGTGCAGGCCAGCGGCGGCAATGTGGAGGTCGCCGGCACGCTGGACGCGTCGAACGCGCGCGGCAACGGCGGCAGCATCGAGGTGCTGGGCGAACGGGTCTCGCTGGTCAACGCGAAGCTCAACGCGACGGGCCAGACCGGCGGCGGCCAGGTGCATGTCGGCGGCGACTACCAGGGCCTTGGAGACCGCGAGCGGGCCAAGGTTGTAACCGTTGACGCGGGCAGCACGATCGACGTGAGCGCGACCGAGAAGGGCAACGGCGGAACGGCCATCGTCTGGTCGGACAACTACACGCAGTTCCACGGCACGGGCCTGGCTCGCGGCGGCGCGATGGGCGGCGATGGCGGCCTGATCGAGACCTCGAGCAAGGACGTCGTGAGCCTCGACCCCGCGAAGATCGACGCGGGGAGCATCGATGGCAACGGCGGCACGTGGCTGATCGACCCGCGGAACGTGACCATCAGCAGCGGCGCGACGACGGAGATGACGCCTTCGGGCGGCAGCCCGAACACGTTCACGCCGACCACGACCGGCGCCTCGTCCAACGTAAACGTCGCGGACATCCAGACGAGCCTGAATGGCGGCACGAGCGTGATCGTCACCACCGCGCAGGCGGGCGTGGCGGACGCGGGCAACATCACGGTCCAGAACAGCATCACTAAGAGCGCGGGCGGCAACGCCACCCTGACGCTGCGGGCGCAGAACGACATTACGATCGACGCGGGCGTGACGATCTCGGCGACGGCGGGCCAGCTTGGCGTGACGCTGGAGGCCAACTCGGCCACCGGTGACACCGCGAGCGGCACGGGCTCGGTGTTCCTCAACGGCACCATCAATACCAACGGCGGGGCGTTCAGCTCCAGCGGCGTCGGGTTCACGCAGTCGGGCACGGGCGTGATCACCGCGGGCGGCGGCGTGACGATCAACCACACCGGCGCCGTGGCGCTGGGCGGGGCGATCACCGGCGGCGCGGTGGACGTGAACGCGGGGGCGGGCGGCATCAGCCTCGCGGGGAACGTCATCACCAGCGGCGACAGCGTGCGCTTCCAGGACGCGGTCACGCTGACGGGGTCGGCGAGCATCGACACCACCGGCAGCAGCAGCGCGGCCGGCGCGAACATCACGTTCGACTCAACCATCGAGGGCACCACCGCGGGCGCTGAGAACCTGACGCTGAACGCGGGTACGGGCGGGGACATTACCCTGACCGGCGCTGCGGGTGGCACGACTCGCCTGGGCGCGGTGGCGATCACGAACGCGGATGACGTGACCGCGGCGGGGCTGCGCTCGACCACGCTGACGCAGACGGCCGGCGGCGGGACGACGACGCTGGGCGGCGCGGTGGACACCGCCGGCGCGATCGGCCTGACGGCGACGAACATCACGGTGAACGGGGACGTGACGTCGGCGGCTGGCGGCATCAGCCTGGTCGCGGGCACGGCGCTCAACATCACCAATAAAGTGACGGCGACCACCGGCGACATCACGGCCACGGCGACGACGGGCACGCTGACGGTGAACAGCACCGGCGCGGAGACGGGCGAGCTGGACGCGGCTGCGGGCGACACGACTCTCGTCACCAACACGCTGACGATGACCGGCGAGGGCGGTGAGTTCCAAGTCTCGGGCGGCGGCGATGTGAACATCCGCAGCGCGGATAACCGTGGCATCCGGATCGGCGGGGGCGGCGGCGGGTTCATGAACATCGCGGCCGCGACGCTGGAGAACCGGATCGAGACCGTCGGCGGGCGCGTGATCACGCTGGGCAACAACTCGACGAGCGCGATCGAGGTGGACGAGGACCTCTCGATCGGCAACGGGCTGGCGCTGCGTTCGGCCGGCGACATCACCTGGAAGGACGGAGGCCCCGACGCCCCGACCGTGCAGGCACTGTCACTGGACGTCCGCTCGGGCATGGACGGCACGGGCAACATCGTGTTCGAGGATGACGCCGATGTGCTGACCGACAGTGCGAGCTTCCAGGCGGGCTCGCTGAACGGGACGAACAACGCCGCGACGTTTACGGGCGTGAACTTCCTGGCCCTGCGGCGGATCGCGAACACCGATGCGCCCGCGAGCGTGGTGTGGGCCTCCGACGCGGCGATCACGGCGACGCAGCTGCCCGTGCTCACGGTGCCCGCGGGCGGGATCACCTACTCGATCCGCTCCTTCGGCAGCACGGTGACGATCGGCACCGCGGCACGGATCAACGGCACGGACCTGACCATCCAGGGCGCGGGCGCCGGCACCGATATCACCACCGACGTGAGCCTGCGGTCGTTGACGCTGAACGGCACGGGTGTGTTTGACGCGGTCACGACGACGAGCGGCGGGATCAATGCCGCGGGCAACGCGACGTTCTCGGGCGCGGTGAGCGCGGCCGGGGCGATCGCGGTGTCGGGTTCCTTCGACGCGGTGTTCTCCAGCACGGTGACGACCACCGGCGGTGGGATCAGCATCGGCGACGACGTGAACTTCGGTGGGGCGGTGTCGATCACCGGCGGCAACTTCCAGTCGGGCGGCGACGCGTCGATCGCGGCGGGCCTGACCACCGATGGCACAGCGACCGTGGGCGGGTCGATCACCCGCCTGACCGGCACGCTGCGGACCGACAGCGGTGCGGTAAGCGTGACGGGCAGCGTGGCAGTCAACGGCACGGGCGCCATCGACACCACCAACGCGGGCGGCTCGGCGGGCGCGAACGTGCAGCTGGGCAGCACGCTCGACGGCACCGCCGGCGGCGCGGCCGACCACCTGACCGTCACCGCGGGCACGGGCAACTTCACCGTCACGGGCGCTTCGGGCGCGGGCCAGGTGCTGGGCGACGTGCTTATTGAGAGCGCCAACGACGTGTCGATGGGCACCGTCAACGCGGCATCGCTCATCCAGAACAACTCGGGCGGCCAGACCACGATCGGCAACATCACGACCACGGGCGCGGTGCGGTTCGGCACCGTCGGCACGCCGCTGAACGACGTCACGCTGGGCTCGGTGAATGCGTCCAGTCTGCAGGCGATCGTGGGCAACCTCAACACGGTCAACCTCGGCGGGCCGGTGACGCTGACGGGCTCGTTCATCCACTCCGGCGGCCAGCTCAACCTGAGCGGGAACATCAGCACCACCACCGGGTTCATCCAGTCGACGAATCTGCGGCTGATCGGCGGCTCGGCGATCACGCTGACGGCCAGCAGCAACAGCACGGGCATCGTGCTTTCCGCGGCGGACCTCAACGGCCAGAACCTCACGCTCGTGGGCGACCGCGTGCACTTCAACGGCGCGGCCAACAGCATCGGCGGCGCGGGCATCCTGACGATGCGACCGGTCCTGAACACCGACGGCATCACCATCGGCGCCGACGACGGCACAGCCAACATCCTGTTCGTCACTGGTCTCGCGCCGCTGGCGGCGACCCTCACCGAGGTGCACTTCGGCAACTCCACGGGCGGGGCGCACACGATCAACGTGCCCGCCTCGACCTTCCTGCCAGACGTCACGTTCTTCGGCAACACGGTGAATGTGAACGGCGACCTTTCCACGGCGGGCCAGGCGATCACGATCGATGCGGATGTATCGCTGGCGAGCGGCGTGACGATCGCGACGGATGTGGGCGACGCCGCGGGCGCGGCGATCAATATCACGGGCGACATCACCCGCACCAACGTAGCGGGCGGGCTGACGCTGTCCGCAGGCACTGACGGCGACATCGATCTGGATGGTGACGCCGGCACCTCCGGCGCGGCGCTGGCCAACTTCACGGTGACCACGGCGGACGTTGTGAGCGCGAACGACGTGTTCGCGACCACCATCAGCCAGGCCGCGGCGAACACCGCGACCTACGGCTCGCTCACGGGCGGGGCCGGCGGCATCACGCTGGTGGGCGGCGCCATGAACCTGGGCGGCGCGGCCACCAGCGGCGGCGGCGCGATGCAGGTGACCAACAGCGGCCTGCTCACGGTGAGCGGGAGCATCGCTCTGGATGGGGCGTTCCTGCAGGATGGCGCGGGGGCGACGAGCCTCACCAGCGCCGGGGCGTTCACGGTCAGCACGACCGACGACGCGATCACCTTCACCTCGGGCGTGAGCGTGAATGGCACGAGCGTGGCGTTTGACGCCGGCTCGGGGACGGTGACGGTGGGCAGCACGCTCACGGTGGGTGGCGGCGCATCGTTCACGGTGAGCGCGGACGAGATCGACTTCAATGGCGGCGCGAACTCGGTGAGCGGCACGGGCCGCCTCGTGCTCCAGCCCGGCACCGATGGCATTGACGTGGAGGTCGGCTCGGCACTGGACCAGGCCGGCCGCCTGGACCTCTCCCTCGCGGACCTGGATGCGCTGGACAACCAGTTCACCTCGGGCGTCGGCGCGGCGAACACCGCCATCATCATCGGGCGGGCCACCGGCACGCAGAACATCAACGTCAACGCGGGCACGTTCGACAATGACGTGTTCTTCCGCGGCAGCGGCACGGGCAGCGTGGCGTTCCTGGGCCCGGTGACCGGCGCAGGCAGCCTGCGGGCCGATGCCGGCGACATCACCCTGGGCGGGGACCTGGCCGCGAACGGCACGCTGGCCCTGGTGGGCGATGTGCTGCTGACCGGCAACTCCACTCTGACCACCAGCAACGACCTGATCGTGCTGACTGGCGCGGTCGACGCGCAGACCGCGGGCGTGCAGGGCCTGGACATCGACGCGGGCTCCGCGGATGTGGAACTGAACGCGGACGTGGGCGCGACGACGCGACTGGGCCTCTTCCGCGTGCTGGGCGGGCACACCAAGTACGGCCAGTCGATCACGGTGAACGCCGAGGGCGTGCTGTTCGACGGACTGATCACGGCGACCGGCTCGTCGGGGAACCGCGACCTCACGATCGACAGCGGCGCTGGCAACCTGACCCTGCTGCAGAACGTGAACGCGGTGAACGGCGCGGTGGACCTGACCGGCGCGGTGATCACCACCGTGGGCAGCATCACCGGCGGGGACATCAACGCCACGGGCACGACCCTGAACATCGGGGCGCTGGTCGCCTCGGGCCATGTGACGCTCACGGGCGATGTGGTCAATCAGGACGGCGCGGTCACGAGCGACAGCTACGTCGCCAGCAGCCAGGGCGCGATCGTCGTCAGCGACGACATCACGGCCACGGCTGTGGACGGCATCCGCATCCTCTCGGGCCTGGGCGGCGCGGGCGACCTCAGCTTCGGGGCTACGGGCGTGACGCTGACGTCCAACACGATCGAGCTCGCGGCCGGCGATGGCACGGGCGCCGCGGTGGTGAACGTGCGCGGCAACTCCCCGACCTTCGCCGGCAACAGCGGCTCGGTGAGCAGCTTCGAGGTGCGGCAGGACGGCTCCATCTCGGGCACGGACCTGGCGGAGATCACACAGTTCACCGGCGGCATCGCCGGCATGAGCTACATCCTGAACGCGGTCAACGGCTCGCTGGTGATCGCGGACTCGGGCAGCGCGGCCAACGTCGCGGGCTCGCGACTGGACCTCAGCGCACTGGACAACGTCGTCACCGGGGGCATCGGCATCAGCACCGACCTCACCCTCGAGGCGCTGCAGCTGCGGAGCGTGGTGACCTACGGCGGCGCAACGGTCGCGGCCTCCGACACCATCGTGCACGACGGCGATGTGATCATCGATGGGGGCGTGGTGTTCCGCGCGGGCGACCTGGACTTCACCGGCGCGGTGACAGGCCTGGGCGCGAACAGCACGCTGGACATCGAGACGTTCGCCGCGGGACGGGACATCTTCCTGGGCGGCGACGGCACCGAGACGGGCAGCGGCGGCACGCAGGCCCTGCATCTCACGGCCAGCGAGATCGACCTGTTCGCCGATGGGCTGACGGGCATCCGCATCGGCGGGGCGTCCAACAACGGGACGATCACCGTCAAGAGCGACGTCACCTTCAAGGACGCGCTGACGCTGCGGGCCAGTGCCGCGGGCGGATCGGTAGAGATCGAGCAGACGCTGAAGAACACCACGAGCGACGGGTCGGTGACGATTCTGGGCTCGGGGAGCACGACGACCATCAGCGGCAGCATCGTGACGCAGGGCCAGGCGATCACCATCAACGACCGCGTGGTGGTGGACGGCAGCGCCCTGCTGGACACGACCGATGCCGGGGCCTTCGCGACGGGCGCGGACGTATCGGTGGGCTTCGACGCGGGCACCGGCGACGCGATCGCCGACGCGATCAACGGCCAGGCCGCGGGCGCGGACCTGGCGGTGCGTGCGGGCACGTCGGGCGTCGTGCGTCTGGCGCGGGTGGGCGACACCCAGCACCTGGATGACCTGAGCATCAACGGCGCGCAGATACACCTGAGCTCCGTCGCTACCGACGGCGACCAGGCGTACACCGGCGAGGTGCACCTCTCCGAGCTGCTGCGGTCGCACGTCGCCGGTTCGATCGTGATTACGGGCGATCTGGTGGTTGCCGGCAACTCCACCATCCGCACCGCCGGCGATAACGCCACCGACGACATCACCATCACCGGAACGGTCAACGCCGATGACGCGGCGAGCAACCGAGACCTGACCATCGCTGTGGGCGCGGTGAACCAGGACAATGTGCAGGGCCAGGTGAGCATCGGCGGGGCCATCGGCGGCGTGCAGGCGCTCAACGATCTGGTGGTCTCGGGCGACGGCACGACGCTGCTGCGGGCCACGACCACCGGCGTGCAGACCTACTTCGGCGCGACGCAGATCGCTGGCAACATGAGCGGTTCGCGCATCGACTTCAACGACGCGTTGACGCTCGCGGCCAACGTGGTGCTGACCGCCAGCAACACCGACTCCGACGCCGAGCAGGTGGAGATCGAGACGGTCAACTCCTTCGGCGGGGCGCGCACCCTGACGATCAACGCCCTCAACACCCGCATCAACGGCGACGTGGGCGCGGTGAGCAAGCTCGCGAGCCTGACGACGGACTCGAGCGGGCGGACCCGCATCGGCAGCGCCCAGGTGCGGACGACGGGGGCTCAGGCCTACCTCGACGCGGTGCAGCTGAACAACAACGTCACCATGACCACGGACGCCGGCTCGGTGCGGTTCGCGTCGACCATCGTGTCCTTCGGCGAGAACCGCGATCTGACGGTGAACACCGGCGGCACCAGCGCGACCCAGTTCGAGGGTCTCATCGGCGGCACCACCGACGGCGAGAAGCTCCGCAACCTGACCACGAACGCCGACGGCAGCGTGGCGTTCTCGGCCAATGTGCGGACCACGGGTGCGCAGACCTACGACGATGCCACCCTGCTCAACGCCAACGTGAGCATGAGCGGCGCCAGCTTCGAGTTCGCCAGCATCAACTCCGAGGCGCTGGGGGCCCGCAGCCTCTCCATCACCAGCACCGGCAGCGTGATCGTGAACGGGGCGATCGGCCAGGGCGCCCCGGACACGGCCCTGGGCAGCCTCACGATCAACGGCGGAAACATGAGCTTCGGCGGTGTCACCGTGAACAACGCGGTGGCCCTGACCAGCACCGGCAACATCGCCCACAACGGCGACGTGCACGCCAGCACCTACACCGCGAGCGCCACTACCCTCGACCTGCTCAAGATCATCACCAGCGGCAACCAGACCATCACGGGCGGCGTGACGCTGAACGACGACCTCACCGCGACGGGCGCCGGCAGCATCACGCTCAATGGCGCGGTGACGCTCGATGACGACGTCGTCATCACCACCAACAACCAGGCCCTCAGCGTGTCGGGCGCGGTGAACGGTGCCAAGGCCCTGACGGTGAACGTCGGGACTTCCACCGCCAACTTCGCCGCGGACATCGGCGGGACCACGGCCCTCACCAGCCTGAACGTGACGGCAAGCAGCACCACCACCCGCGCGGTGGGCACGGTGGGGGCGCAGTCCTACAGCGGCGGGCTGACCACCGGGTTCAACCACACGACGACGGGCGCGGGCGACATCACCATCACCGGCGTGCTCACGCTCACCGGCGATGCGGTGTTCACCACCGCCAACGGCAACCTGCTGTACAACGGCGGGGTGTCCGGTGGCGAGTCGCTCACCAGCCACGCGGGCGGCGCGGGCAAGTTCTCCCGGTTCAGCGGGGCCAACGCGTTCCAGAAGCTGATCACCGAGGGCCAGGCCCGGATCGCCACGACCGCGATCTCCGCCAGCGAGGAGATGGACTTCAAGAACGGCGTAGTGCTCGAGACCTCCACGACCCTCACGGCGCCCAAGGCCACGTTCCGCAGCGTCATCGACGGCGCCGGCATGAACCTCACGATGAACGTCAGTGGCCTGACGGACTTCCAGGGGGTGGTCGGCGGGGCCGGGGCGCTGGGCTCGATCACGACCGACGCCTCGGGCAGCACGCGCCTGGCGGCGAACGCCACCACGGCCAGCGGCATGGTGTTCAATGACGCCGTGACGGTGGGGGCGGATATCGAGCTCCGCGGCGGCACGGGCTCACTGCGGTTCGGCAAGACCATCGACTCCACCTCTGGCACGCCCTTCTCGCTCGCCCTGTTCAGTGACGCGAGCGCCAACGGCACGCTGGCGAACACGCCCTTCGTGTTCGGCGGCAGCATCGGCAATGCCAGCGCCAGCACCCGCCTCAAGAGCCTGACCCTGTCGTTCCAGACCGACGGCAACAACGTGAACAAGGGCGCCCCGCTGGGCGCCACCGCGTTCTTTGCCACGCTCAATGGCGACGGCACGGTGGCCAAGGGTACTGACTTCCGCATCAACACCACGCAGGGCTTCACCATGAAGCCCGGCCAGAAGCTCACCAGCTTGGGCAACCTCTTCATCAACGCCACCAACACGGGCACCGTCACCCTGGGCGATCTGACCGCCCTGGGCAACATCACGGTCACGGCGGGCACGGTGAACATCCAGCTCCGCGGCGGGTCGGCGGTCAAGAACAACCCCAATGACCTCGGCGTGGACCTCGTCGCCACCGGCGACATCTCCTTTGGCGGCGTGATCCCCACGCTGCTCAACCGCTCGGGCCTCACCGAGAAGGAACGCGTCTCCTTCGCCAACAACAGCGGCGTGTTCAACATCCTCACCGGCGCGGCCACCGACCAGTTCCTGTTCCTCAAGAAGGCCAACCCGGTCGTCGAGAACAGCTTCAAGGACGGCGGCTCCTTCGCACCGCTGGACCTGACCGCCACCGGCGTGTCGGGCGTGAACGCCGCGACCATCATCGCCGGGGCGATCCCGCGCGACACCGAGACCCGCGAGGTCGCGACCCCCGTCACCGTGAGCGCCGCCCTCCGCAAGGACCTGGAGCTCATGGGCATGGGCATCAAGGACCTCGAGATCGAGGACCTCGTCGAGTTCCTCGTCGGACGTGCGTTCTACCGTGACGTGCCGCTGACGGCCCGCCCCGAGCCCAAGGACTACCGCGTGACCGTGAACCGCCTCTCGACCCCGTCGGTGCAGGCGGCGGTGGACGCGTACAAGAAGCTGGTGTTCCTGCCCGGGGACATCAACCGCACCGAGGCTATCCGCGACAGCATCGCCCTGGCGTGGGACGCTTACACGCAGCAGGCCCAGAACCCCGATGGCCTGGGCTTCCGCGAGTACCTGGAGACCAAGGCCGCCAGCGGCGGCACCGGCGAGGCCGAGGCGCTCCAGTTCCTCAACGACACCCGCATGGTGTTCGAGAAGCTGGACGAGCTGGGCCTGTCGCCGGCCGAGTCCAACATCCCCAAGATGAAGCTGCTGGGCGACATTCGCCCGCCGGCGATGGACGAGGGCCAGATTTCCACGGCGGTGCTGGGGATGCAGTTGTCCAGCCGATAA